The Mustela erminea isolate mMusErm1 chromosome 18, mMusErm1.Pri, whole genome shotgun sequence genome has a window encoding:
- the LOC116577654 gene encoding hepatitis A virus cellular receptor 1 homolog has product MQPWVAISGLLLLLTDAVVSYTQVTGVVGHSITLPGTYSTAPGVTTMCWGRGACPMSRCSDEVVWTNGSHVTVRKHPCYKLKGNILRGNVSLTIENVAQTDRGLYCCRVEHEGWFNDMKRTLSLEIKPAEVTSVPSSPRVFTSTSATPAPTQNLKPETTSSSALQTAGTQPPGPRERSTRQPTDSPLYSCPTDGNGTVTQSSDGLWHSNQTHVSLAQNPWTTTSKGLYIGICVTAAVLFTVLVIVITKKYFCVRNKLEQLNMVCMNDPRTGALQSAAKVGIRAEDNIYIIEDNVFVMD; this is encoded by the exons ATGCAACCTTGGGTAGCCATCTCAGGCCTCCTGCTACTTCTGACGGATGCTGTAGTTTCTTACACTCAAGTGACTGGCGTGGTGGGTCACTCCATCACGCTGCCCGGCACCTACTCAACAGCCCCTGGAGTCACTACCATGTGCTGGGGTCGAGGGGCATGTCCCATGTCCCGTTGCTCCGATGAAGTGGTCTGGACTAATGGATCCCATGTCACTGTTCGGAAGCACCCATGTTATAAGCTAAAGGGAAACATTTTAAGAGGGAACGTATCTTTGACCATAGAGAATGTGGCCCAGACTGACCGTGGTCTCTACTGTTGCCGTGTTGAGCACGAGGGGTGGTTCAATGATATGAAACGCACCCTGTCACTGGAGATAAAGCCAGCTGAGGTCACCAGTGTTCCGTCGTCACCTAGGGTCTTTACCTCTACTTCTGCAACGCCAGCACCCACGCAGAACCTCAAGCCAGAAACTACTTCATCCTCTGCCCTGCAGACAGCAGGAACCCAGCCTCCTGGACCACGGGAAAGGAGCACAAGACAGCCCACCGATTCACCATTGTACTCCTGCCCCACCGATGGGAATGGCACTGTGACACAGTCTTCAGATGGCCTTTGGCATAGCAATCAAACTCATGTGTCGCTGGCACAGAATCCGTGGACCACCACCAGTAAGGGACTGTACATCGGCATTTGCGTTACTGCTGCGGTATTGTTCACCGTGCTGGTCATCGTGATTACCAAAAAATATTTCTGCGTAAGAAACAAGCTGGAACAACTAAA CATGGTTTGCATGAACGACCCTCGGACTGGAGCTTTGCAAAGTGCAGCCAAAGTGGGCATCCGAGCAGAAGACAATATCTACATTATTGAGGACAATGTTTTCGTCATGGATTAA